The Acidobacteriota bacterium genome has a segment encoding these proteins:
- a CDS encoding efflux RND transporter periplasmic adaptor subunit encodes MRSSSTLRVDLCARLFPGIRLCAAVLLAASVTAVAACGAGRGAPAPQQMPATLVQVAPVQSTSIDEASTYVATIQSLSSTSIKPEVSGEVTRILVRSGDRVGPGTPLFEIDPSRQQASVTSQDAARAAQDAAVIFAGQQLDRAKTLLAAGASSQQELDQAQANYDAALAQLSSLKARLQQERVTLKYYEVDAPAAGTVGDVPIRVGMHVTSDTVLTTIDLNQALEVYVPVALDRSRDLKLGLPVQVLDSQGALLASARVTFISTRVDDQTQSILVKARLAGDGRLRSSQLVRARIVWRQVEALAIPVLSVVRINGQPFVFVAQEKNGRLVASQRQVQLAQTVDNNVVVTSGLAPGDRIVVSGVQKLDNGVPIRTS; translated from the coding sequence ATGCGCAGTTCCAGCACTCTTCGGGTGGATCTTTGTGCCAGGCTGTTCCCTGGCATTCGTCTCTGTGCGGCTGTCCTGCTCGCCGCATCAGTCACCGCGGTCGCCGCCTGCGGCGCGGGCCGCGGGGCGCCGGCACCGCAGCAGATGCCCGCCACGCTCGTGCAGGTTGCGCCGGTGCAATCGACCTCGATAGACGAGGCCTCGACCTACGTGGCGACGATCCAGTCGTTGTCGTCGACGAGCATCAAGCCTGAAGTGAGCGGGGAGGTCACCAGGATTCTCGTCAGGTCGGGCGATCGGGTCGGCCCCGGGACGCCGTTGTTCGAGATTGATCCGAGCCGTCAGCAGGCGAGCGTGACGAGCCAGGATGCGGCCCGCGCCGCGCAGGACGCGGCCGTCATCTTCGCGGGGCAGCAGCTCGACCGCGCGAAGACGCTGCTTGCCGCGGGCGCGTCGAGCCAGCAGGAACTGGATCAGGCGCAGGCCAACTACGACGCGGCGCTGGCTCAGCTGTCGTCGCTGAAGGCGCGGTTGCAGCAGGAGCGCGTCACGCTCAAGTACTACGAGGTGGATGCGCCCGCGGCCGGCACGGTGGGCGATGTCCCGATTCGCGTCGGGATGCACGTCACGTCCGACACGGTGTTGACGACCATCGACCTCAATCAGGCGCTCGAAGTCTACGTGCCGGTGGCGCTCGATCGGAGCCGCGACCTCAAACTGGGACTGCCGGTCCAGGTGCTCGACAGCCAGGGCGCGCTGCTCGCGTCGGCGCGGGTGACATTCATTTCGACGCGCGTCGACGATCAGACGCAGTCGATCCTCGTCAAGGCGCGGCTCGCCGGCGACGGGCGACTGCGGTCATCGCAGCTCGTCAGAGCGCGCATCGTCTGGCGGCAGGTGGAGGCGCTGGCGATTCCGGTGTTGTCGGTGGTGCGGATCAACGGCCAGCCGTTCGTGTTCGTGGCGCAGGAGAAGAACGGCCGCCTGGTGGCGAGCCAGCGACAGGTGCAGCTCGCACAGACCGTCGACAACAACGTCGTGGTGACGAGCGGCCTCGCGCCGGGCGACCGCATTGTCGTATCCGGCGTGCAGAAACTCGACAACGGCGTGCCCATCCGAACCTCGTAG
- a CDS encoding efflux RND transporter periplasmic adaptor subunit, which produces MKRTGFVALGLVLSVGLGAYAMHSPIRPARFLTVRVTAGDVSRKVLATGTLDALETVTVGSQLSGIISELDADYNSVVHKGQVLARLDSTLANAQVDEARSKVAEAQDAVEGAQVAVDDARVKLGEQEALAKKDLITESDLEDAQVAYKQALADLNSQQAAVVESKAELDQALVDVANSTITSPIDGIVVARDVDAGQTVAARLDAPTLFEIAADLTRMQLEATIDESDVGVLKAGQGVTFTVGAYPERTFTGVVTQVRLGPDSDKTAPGAVTYTAVVNVANPDLSLRPGMTATLIIETARHPNVLRVTRTALEWQPTLALFKQMKTALPPEYADAVRVRASTEPGSSGYLWYEEGSNLHAIKVATGLADEPFVEVSAPGLSAGKVVITGAQ; this is translated from the coding sequence ATGAAACGCACAGGCTTCGTAGCACTCGGGTTGGTCCTCAGTGTCGGGTTGGGCGCATACGCCATGCACAGCCCGATTCGTCCTGCCAGGTTCCTGACGGTTCGTGTCACGGCGGGAGACGTCTCCCGGAAAGTGCTCGCGACGGGCACCCTCGACGCTCTCGAGACCGTCACGGTCGGCAGCCAGCTTTCAGGCATCATCAGCGAGCTTGACGCCGACTACAACAGCGTCGTCCACAAAGGACAGGTGCTGGCCCGCCTTGATTCGACTCTCGCGAACGCCCAGGTGGACGAAGCTCGTTCGAAAGTCGCGGAAGCGCAGGACGCCGTTGAGGGCGCTCAGGTTGCCGTTGACGATGCCAGGGTGAAGCTTGGCGAGCAGGAGGCGCTGGCGAAGAAGGACCTGATCACAGAGTCTGACCTCGAAGACGCCCAGGTGGCTTACAAGCAGGCGCTGGCAGACCTGAACTCGCAGCAGGCCGCGGTGGTTGAATCGAAGGCCGAACTGGACCAGGCGCTCGTGGACGTCGCCAACTCAACCATCACATCGCCCATCGATGGCATCGTCGTTGCCCGCGATGTTGATGCCGGGCAGACCGTGGCGGCCAGGCTGGACGCGCCGACGCTGTTCGAAATCGCCGCAGACCTGACGCGCATGCAACTCGAGGCGACGATCGACGAATCCGATGTCGGGGTGCTCAAGGCGGGGCAGGGCGTCACATTCACCGTGGGAGCCTACCCGGAGCGCACGTTCACGGGTGTGGTTACGCAGGTTCGCCTCGGGCCAGACAGCGACAAGACGGCCCCGGGGGCGGTCACCTACACGGCCGTCGTGAACGTGGCCAACCCGGACCTCTCCCTGCGCCCGGGCATGACGGCGACGTTGATCATCGAGACGGCTCGCCACCCGAACGTGTTGCGCGTGACCCGAACCGCGCTCGAGTGGCAGCCGACACTCGCGCTGTTCAAGCAGATGAAGACGGCCCTGCCCCCGGAGTACGCGGACGCGGTCCGCGTGCGGGCGAGCACCGAGCCGGGATCGAGCGGTTACCTCTGGTACGAAGAGGGCTCCAACCTTCACGCGATCAAGGTTGCGACCGGGCTGGCCGACGAGCCCTTCGTCGAAGTGTCGGCGCCGGGGCTGTCTGCCGGGAAGGTCGTCATCACGGGCGCGCAATAG